In Arachis hypogaea cultivar Tifrunner chromosome 2, arahy.Tifrunner.gnm2.J5K5, whole genome shotgun sequence, a genomic segment contains:
- the LOC112741096 gene encoding mitochondrial inner membrane protease ATP23 isoform X2, protein MAQEPSSPGGSLGVKAVDEVQAMIQKSLELPKVKLLRRRMAEAGCAVKDNFFRAVVCQGRKGMAYFAPGHGIFVCSNHVRFQDEVNQLIIHELIHAYDDCRAVNLQWNNCAHQACSEIRAGHLSGDCHFMRELLRGHFKLRGHEPLPRIQWKMYGIFVTMTHSHLIKLLKKLHGLVVLPF, encoded by the exons ATGGCACAGGAGCCTTCTTCCCCTGGTGGTTCTTTGGGAGTCAAAGCGGTCGACGAAGTTCAAGCTATGATTCAAAAGAGTCTCGAAC TTCCAAAGGTGAAGCTCTTGAGGCGACGCATGGCAGAAGCTGGCTGTGCTGTGAAGGACAATTTTTTCAGAGCTGTTGTTTGCCAAGGAAGGAAAGGCATGGCTTATTTTGCTCCTGGTCACGGG ATATTTGTGTGCAGTAACCATGTGAGATTTCAAGATGAGGTCAACCAGTTGATAATTCATGAGCTAATTCATGCATATGATGACTGCCGTGCTGTCAATTTACAATGGAATAATTGTGCTCACCAAGCTTGTAGTGAG ATACGAGCTGGTCATTTAAGCGGCGATTGTCATTTCATGCGGGAACTACTTCGTGGTCATTTCAAATTGCGAGGGCATGAACCG CTGCCAAGGATTCAATGGAAGATGTATGGGATATTTGTTACAATGACACACAGCCATTTGATAAAGCTCCTTAAGAAATTGCATGGATTGGTAGTGTTACCATTTTAG
- the LOC112741096 gene encoding mitochondrial inner membrane protease ATP23 isoform X3, giving the protein MAQEPSSPGGSLGVKAVDEVQAMIQKSLELPKVKLLRRRMAEAGCAVKDNFFRAVVCQGRKGMAYFAPGHGIFVCSNHVRFQDEVNQLIIHELIHAYDDCRAVNLQWNNCAHQACSEIRAGHLSGDCHFMRELLRGHFKLRGHEPCYSVPI; this is encoded by the exons ATGGCACAGGAGCCTTCTTCCCCTGGTGGTTCTTTGGGAGTCAAAGCGGTCGACGAAGTTCAAGCTATGATTCAAAAGAGTCTCGAAC TTCCAAAGGTGAAGCTCTTGAGGCGACGCATGGCAGAAGCTGGCTGTGCTGTGAAGGACAATTTTTTCAGAGCTGTTGTTTGCCAAGGAAGGAAAGGCATGGCTTATTTTGCTCCTGGTCACGGG ATATTTGTGTGCAGTAACCATGTGAGATTTCAAGATGAGGTCAACCAGTTGATAATTCATGAGCTAATTCATGCATATGATGACTGCCGTGCTGTCAATTTACAATGGAATAATTGTGCTCACCAAGCTTGTAGTGAG ATACGAGCTGGTCATTTAAGCGGCGATTGTCATTTCATGCGGGAACTACTTCGTGGTCATTTCAAATTGCGAGGGCATGAACCG TGTTATTCAGTGCCGATTTAA
- the LOC112741096 gene encoding mitochondrial inner membrane protease ATP23 isoform X1 yields MAQEPSSPGGSLGVKAVDEVQAMIQKSLELPKVKLLRRRMAEAGCAVKDNFFRAVVCQGRKGMAYFAPGHGIFVCSNHVRFQDEVNQLIIHELIHAYDDCRAVNLQWNNCAHQACSEIRAGHLSGDCHFMRELLRGHFKLRGHEPECIRRRVLLSLFSNPNCVGSAAKDSMEDVWDICYNDTQPFDKAP; encoded by the exons ATGGCACAGGAGCCTTCTTCCCCTGGTGGTTCTTTGGGAGTCAAAGCGGTCGACGAAGTTCAAGCTATGATTCAAAAGAGTCTCGAAC TTCCAAAGGTGAAGCTCTTGAGGCGACGCATGGCAGAAGCTGGCTGTGCTGTGAAGGACAATTTTTTCAGAGCTGTTGTTTGCCAAGGAAGGAAAGGCATGGCTTATTTTGCTCCTGGTCACGGG ATATTTGTGTGCAGTAACCATGTGAGATTTCAAGATGAGGTCAACCAGTTGATAATTCATGAGCTAATTCATGCATATGATGACTGCCGTGCTGTCAATTTACAATGGAATAATTGTGCTCACCAAGCTTGTAGTGAG ATACGAGCTGGTCATTTAAGCGGCGATTGTCATTTCATGCGGGAACTACTTCGTGGTCATTTCAAATTGCGAGGGCATGAACCG GAGTGTATTAGAAGAAGAGTCTTGTTATCTTTGTTTTCAAACCCCAATTGTGTTGGTTCAGCTGCCAAGGATTCAATGGAAGATGTATGGGATATTTGTTACAATGACACACAGCCATTTGATAAAGCTCCTTAA